One Pullulanibacillus sp. KACC 23026 DNA segment encodes these proteins:
- a CDS encoding YpzG family protein produces MNSRQRADGLPQYSDVFQSPRSSPKHASHQVNGETQMRQHDIITLVNKRKNGRW; encoded by the coding sequence TTGAACAGTAGACAACGAGCAGATGGACTGCCGCAATATTCAGATGTCTTTCAATCACCACGTTCTAGTCCGAAACACGCTTCTCACCAAGTCAATGGGGAAACACAGATGAGGCAGCATGACATTATTACGCTCGTCAACAAGCGTAAAAATGGAAGATGGTAA
- the sspK gene encoding small acid-soluble spore protein K: MVDRGEKRYSVQNENSIQPRAKAEYASKRADGSTNDHPAERMLKSNQREEGDF; this comes from the coding sequence TTGGTCGATCGCGGTGAAAAGAGATACTCCGTTCAAAACGAAAACTCCATACAGCCGAGAGCAAAAGCTGAATATGCTTCTAAACGTGCCGATGGCTCGACAAACGATCATCCTGCAGAGCGGATGCTAAAATCGAACCAGCGTGAAGAAGGAGATTTCTAA
- a CDS encoding YfhJ family protein, with translation MTEEMRMEWIPQWLTNLLLEVNDQLTEDQARTWVEAIWEDIDATRAKGGFKYRGKEQTAKQVEQWIRSHGKHIHHLSDDPKSYILNKRKGPVSQ, from the coding sequence ATGACTGAAGAGATGAGAATGGAATGGATTCCTCAGTGGTTGACCAACCTTTTGTTGGAAGTCAATGATCAGCTAACAGAAGACCAGGCAAGAACTTGGGTGGAGGCGATCTGGGAGGATATCGATGCCACCCGTGCCAAAGGCGGTTTTAAATACAGAGGTAAAGAACAGACAGCCAAGCAAGTCGAACAATGGATTCGCTCTCACGGTAAACACATCCATCATCTTTCGGACGACCCAAAATCCTACATTTTAAACAAAAGAAAAGGCCCTGTCTCTCAATAA
- a CDS encoding heavy metal translocating P-type ATPase, which translates to MDKAHSIVLNHDPREKKVKRASILQEHGELIASLASGVLLLVGWLLQSQSVVLSTIIFIASFIIGGYAKAKEGIEETFKEKSLNVELLMFLAAIGSALIGYWWEGGILIFIFSLSGALETYTNNKSKKEISALFDLQPETATLLVDGMEKVVSVGELEIGDRIIVKPGERIPADGEIIKGETTIDEAAITGESLPVRKGLKDNIFAGTININGSIVVEITKKSTETLFQKIIDLVQTAQSEKSPSQLFIERFEDTYVKLVLLIVLLMMVIPHYLIGWNWTETLYRAMVLLVVASPCALVASIMPATLSAISNSAKKGILFKGGVHLERLSQLKAIAFDKTGTLTKGTPVVTDVYVKEGVNEADLLRKVASMEHFSNHPLATAIVRHYNLQSDRPLLDVETIEDVTGSGILARFDGDEWRVGTKDFANQTGDEEANKESMVFKNAGKTVVYISCNREVLGIIALKDTIREETKKTIQFLKSIGIKTILLTGDNSVTAKAIAEEAGVDEFVAECLPEEKLNHIREFQQKYGLTAMVGDGINDAPALAMADVGIAMGAGTDVALETADVVLMKNDLGKISQSIELSKKMNRIVKQNVFFAIAVIVLLIISNFFQAINLPFGVVGHEGSTILVILNGLRLLK; encoded by the coding sequence ATGGATAAGGCTCATTCAATCGTATTAAACCATGACCCTAGAGAGAAAAAAGTGAAAAGGGCATCCATCTTACAAGAACATGGGGAACTTATAGCTTCTTTAGCCAGCGGTGTTCTTTTGTTAGTCGGGTGGCTCTTACAGTCACAATCAGTCGTGCTATCCACTATTATTTTTATTGCTTCATTTATAATTGGAGGCTATGCCAAGGCAAAAGAGGGAATAGAGGAAACCTTTAAAGAAAAATCTTTGAATGTGGAGCTCTTGATGTTTTTGGCAGCAATTGGGTCAGCTCTGATTGGCTATTGGTGGGAAGGCGGCATTTTGATTTTTATCTTCTCACTAAGCGGGGCGCTTGAAACCTATACAAATAATAAAAGTAAGAAAGAAATCTCGGCTTTGTTTGACCTCCAGCCTGAAACGGCTACGCTTTTGGTAGATGGAATGGAAAAAGTGGTTTCAGTCGGTGAACTTGAGATTGGGGACCGAATTATTGTCAAACCGGGTGAACGGATTCCAGCAGATGGTGAGATCATAAAAGGGGAAACAACCATTGATGAAGCGGCTATTACAGGAGAATCCTTACCAGTACGAAAAGGCTTGAAGGATAACATATTTGCAGGGACTATAAATATTAACGGGTCAATTGTGGTTGAGATAACGAAAAAGAGCACGGAAACCCTTTTTCAGAAAATCATTGATCTTGTTCAGACTGCTCAAAGTGAAAAATCACCTTCACAGCTTTTTATCGAACGCTTTGAAGATACGTATGTTAAACTCGTCCTCTTAATCGTTCTTTTAATGATGGTTATTCCCCATTACCTTATTGGGTGGAATTGGACGGAAACCCTTTATCGGGCTATGGTCTTGTTGGTTGTAGCCTCACCATGTGCCTTGGTGGCGTCTATTATGCCTGCCACTCTTTCGGCCATTTCCAACAGTGCCAAAAAAGGAATTTTATTTAAAGGCGGTGTCCATTTGGAACGTCTTAGTCAGTTAAAAGCCATAGCTTTTGATAAGACGGGAACATTGACCAAAGGGACGCCCGTTGTCACAGATGTGTATGTTAAAGAAGGGGTGAACGAGGCTGACCTCCTTAGAAAAGTGGCTTCTATGGAGCATTTCTCGAATCACCCGCTTGCGACCGCTATTGTTCGTCATTACAATCTCCAAAGTGATCGGCCGCTGCTTGATGTGGAAACCATTGAGGATGTAACAGGCTCAGGCATTTTGGCACGGTTTGATGGTGATGAATGGCGTGTGGGGACGAAGGATTTCGCTAATCAAACCGGTGATGAGGAAGCGAACAAAGAGAGTATGGTCTTCAAAAATGCAGGCAAAACCGTTGTTTATATTAGTTGCAATAGAGAAGTTCTAGGCATTATTGCTTTGAAGGATACGATAAGAGAAGAAACGAAAAAAACCATTCAGTTTCTTAAGTCCATTGGAATTAAGACCATTCTGTTAACGGGTGATAATAGCGTAACAGCAAAAGCGATTGCTGAAGAAGCCGGCGTAGATGAGTTTGTTGCGGAATGCCTACCAGAAGAAAAGCTCAACCATATTAGAGAATTTCAACAAAAATATGGACTGACAGCGATGGTGGGGGATGGGATTAATGATGCACCCGCACTTGCCATGGCTGACGTCGGGATAGCGATGGGGGCTGGAACAGATGTTGCCCTTGAAACAGCTGATGTTGTCCTCATGAAGAATGATTTAGGGAAAATCAGCCAGTCTATAGAGCTTTCTAAAAAAATGAATCGCATTGTGAAGCAAAACGTGTTCTTTGCCATTGCTGTAATCGTCCTCCTGATCATCTCTAACTTCTTCCAGGCCATTAACTTGCCTTTCGGGGTGGTTGGTCATGAAGGAAGTACGATCTTAGTTATTCTAAACGGTTTACGACTTTTAAAATAA
- a CDS encoding DUF4021 domain-containing protein codes for MDQRKEIKGPSQPSKQVKQDASIGIDQEEQVMNGNYGMAETKEEDEAH; via the coding sequence ATGGATCAACGTAAAGAAATCAAAGGGCCATCCCAACCATCTAAACAAGTTAAACAGGATGCGAGCATTGGCATTGATCAAGAGGAACAAGTCATGAATGGCAACTATGGTATGGCGGAAACAAAGGAAGAGGACGAAGCCCATTAA
- a CDS encoding AAC(3) family N-acetyltransferase, whose product MSENELIKMTKEPNTRESMRSQFRLLGIQEGMTVIVHSSLKSLGWVSGGAVAVVQALMDAVGEMGTIVMPTQSADNSDPSDWENPPVPESWWKLIRETWPAYDPQYTPTRGMGQIVEVFRTFPGVKRSKHPALSFAAWGKEADAILSDQTLEEAFGHGSPLEKIYERNGYVLLIGVTHDSNTSLHLAEHFIPGREKDKKGAAVLINGERQWVTYEETRYDSDPFEELGSQFEKENPISTGFVGNAFCRLMEQRLIVDYAKDWLIQHVNEIKS is encoded by the coding sequence ATGTCAGAAAATGAGTTGATTAAAATGACAAAAGAACCGAACACAAGAGAAAGTATGAGAAGCCAATTTCGCTTATTGGGTATTCAAGAAGGGATGACAGTTATTGTCCATTCTTCTTTAAAATCATTAGGTTGGGTATCGGGCGGAGCGGTAGCGGTTGTACAAGCTTTAATGGACGCAGTTGGTGAGATGGGTACCATTGTGATGCCGACGCAATCAGCCGATAACTCAGATCCATCTGATTGGGAGAATCCACCCGTACCAGAGTCTTGGTGGAAACTCATTAGAGAGACATGGCCCGCGTACGATCCTCAATATACGCCAACAAGGGGAATGGGACAAATCGTCGAAGTCTTTCGCACTTTCCCTGGAGTGAAGCGAAGCAAGCATCCTGCCTTATCGTTTGCTGCATGGGGAAAAGAAGCGGATGCGATTTTGTCAGATCAAACACTTGAAGAAGCGTTCGGTCACGGATCCCCATTAGAAAAAATTTATGAGAGAAACGGGTATGTTCTATTAATTGGAGTGACGCATGATAGTAATACGTCCCTTCATTTAGCGGAACATTTTATTCCGGGTCGAGAAAAAGATAAAAAGGGTGCCGCAGTTCTGATAAACGGTGAACGCCAGTGGGTGACCTATGAAGAAACACGTTATGATTCTGATCCGTTTGAAGAATTGGGCAGTCAATTCGAAAAAGAAAATCCAATAAGTACAGGTTTTGTCGGAAATGCCTTTTGCCGATTGATGGAGCAACGACTAATTGTGGATTATGCAAAGGATTGGTTAATTCAGCATGTTAATGAGATAAAGTCGTAA